Proteins encoded in a region of the Candidozyma auris chromosome 7, complete sequence genome:
- the PCT1 gene encoding choline-phosphate cytidylyltransferase, producing the protein MSKSSPDSDTDKGDGHLKKTLSVDSLAPTLTSFFRKRKRSASSSDSDRHNSSDSGSDSDSDEASVKKRKVEKSKAQEEFERRDKQYEAELPEHLRKFRPKGHKFNLPPTDRPVRIYADGVFDLFHLGHMRQLEQAKKSFENVELVCGIPSDKETHKRKGLTVLTDKQRIDTLKHCRWVDEVIPDAPWCVTADFLLKHKIDYVAHDDLPYASADSDDIYKPIKERGMFLTTQRTEGISTSDIITKIIRDYDKYLMRNFARGATRKELNVSWLKKNELDFKKHINDFRTYWVRNKANINNVSKDLYFEVREYLRGKKSELPFNLANHLPHSNSTPSLVSDSDEASRGSSPLTEFASKYIVNKNEKPGRSLFKGFNLNSWISRDESHNEESAEERKSNSSASMKTTMSAPAAPLSPRKIKRPRSRKQH; encoded by the coding sequence ATGCTGAAGCTGCTGCCTGACTCAGACACAGACAAGGGCGACGGCCACCTCAAGAAAACTCTTCTGGTGGACCTGTTGGCGCCCACGTTGACGTCATTTTTCcgcaaaagaaagagatcgGCGTCTTCGTCCGACCTGGACAGGCACAACTCATCTGATCTGGGCAGCGACTCTGACCTGGACGAAGCCAGTGTTAAGAAGCGgaaggtggagaagtcCAAGGCCCAGGAAGAGTTTGAGAGAAGAGATAAGCAGTACGAGGCGGAATTGCCCGAACATCTTCGCAAGTTCAGGCCCAAGGGTCACAAATTCAACCTTCCTCCTACCGATCGGCCGGTGAGAATCTATGCCGACGGTGTGTTCGACTTGTTCCACTTGGGCCACATGCGCCAGTTGGAGCaggcgaagaagagctttgaaAACGTCGAATTGGTGTGTGGTATTCCCTCAGACAAGGAAACCCACAAGCGAAAGGGGCTCACGGTGCTTACCGACAAACAGAGAATTGATACCCTCAAGCATTGCCGTTGGGTAGACGAGGTGATCCCCGATGCTCCGTGGTGTGTTACTGCTgatttcttgttgaagcacAAGATCGACTACGTGGCTCATGACGACTTGCCGTACGCCTCTGCTGACTCTGACGATATTTACAAGCCCATCAAGGAGCGAGGCATGTTCTTGACCACCCAGAGAACCGAAGGCATCTCAACGTCcgacatcatcaccaagatcaTCAGAGACTACGACAAGTATTTGATGAGAAACTTCGCTCGTGGCGCCACGagaaaagagctcaatgtGTCgtggttgaagaaaaacgagttggacttcaagaaacacATCAACGACTTCAGAACCTACTGGGTGCGCAACAAGGccaacatcaacaatgtTTCCAAAGATCTCTATTTCGAAGTGAGAGAGTACCTCAGAGGCAAAAAATCAGAGCTTCCATTTAATCTTGCTAATCATTTGCCCCACAGCAACAGCACCCCTAGTCTCGTGAGCGACCTGGACGAAGCCTCGCGTGGGTCGAGTCCCTTGACGGAGTTTGCCTCCAAATACATTGTCAACAAAAACGAGAAACCAGGGCGCCTGCTATTCAAAGGGTTCAACCTCAATAGCTGGATTTCCAGAGACGAGTCGCACAATGAGGAGTCGGCCGAGGAAAGGAAAAGCAACTCCAGTGCCAGCATGAAAACGACGATGCTGGCGCCAGCGGCACCTCTTCTGCCCCGCAAGATCAAGAGACCCAGATCAAGAAAGCAGCATTAG
- a CDS encoding phosphatase YCH1: MSNVTLSDLKFVKPSTVKSWFDQGANFAVVDVRDSDFAGGHIRGCWHYPANEFPSKLAEVRSRLEEKEVENVVFHCALSQVRGPKAALLFLRFLEDQPDDHKNVNVYVLEGGFTRWARKYGEDASVTEGFASDIWNE; this comes from the coding sequence ATGAGCAACGTCACTCTTTCCGACCTCAAGTTCGTGAAACCTTCCACAGTGAAGTCGTGGTTTGATCAAGGCGCCAACTTTGCTGTGGTTGACGTGAGAGACTCCGATTTTGCTGGCGGCCATATCCGCGGGTGCTGGCACTACCCAGCCAATGAgtttccttcaaagctAGCTGAGGTTCGACTGAGGCtagaggagaaggaagtggAGAATGTAGTTTTCCACTGTGCTCTATCGCAGGTTCGGGGCCCCAAAGCAGCcctcttgttcttgaggTTTCTTGAAGACCAGCCTGACGACCACAAAAATGTCAATGTGTATGTGTTGGAAGGAGGTTTCACCAGGTGGGCCCGGAAGTACGGAGAGGATGCTTCTGTGACAGAGGGTTTTGCGTCAGACATATGGAACGAATGA
- the CRH11 gene encoding transglycosylase: MLFFLALIANFAAILAATSASCNPLSSSCSPDKALGTGLVESFTSESDQFSVVAVPSGVSYTDDGLELTLKKKGDNPGIKSNFYIMFGRVEVIMKAAPGRGIVSSFFMMSDDLDEIDIELLGADDTQFQSNYFSKGNTTTYDRGEYHSTPGSPQDNFFNYTIVWTENECVWYLEGTPVRTLSSDNSQGYPQTPMYIKAGIWAGGDDTNEPGTIEWAGGSTDYSQAPFTMHIKKLVVDDYSTGDKYEYGDKSGSWKSIKAENGEVNGRSGSSSTNKQGDANKSKSSSSSSSSSSSSSSSSSSSSSSSSSSSAVSSKNSPTSSAASSTSTVSASSANAVAASTHKASSTSGDSVSTRSPSTLNTVLAASSGSGSGGSDASSTTEASSASSSGASVATVSSGDLAASTFVSGVLVFVAMALNF, encoded by the coding sequence ATGCTATTCTTCCTAGCGTTGATTGcaaatttcgcagccattttggcAGCCACCTCTGCGCTGTGCAACCCGTTGTCGTCGTCTTGTTCGCCCGACAAGGCCTTGGGAACGGGTCTTGTTGAGCTGTTTACATCGGAAAGCGACCAATTTAGCGTTGTGGCCGTGCCCTCGGGCGTATCGTACACAGACGACGGGTTGGAGTTGaccttgaaaaagaaaggcgACAACCCTGGCATCAAGTCGAACTTCTACATCATGTTTGGACGTGTGGAGGTGATCATGAAGGCAGCGCCCGGCAGAGGCATTGTGTCTTCGTTCTTTATGATGTCGGACGATTTGGACGAAATCGACATTGAGTTGTTGGGCGCCGACGACACTCAGTTCCAGTCGAACTACTTCTCCAAGGGCAACACCACCACATATGACAGAGGCGAGTACCACTCTACACCAGGTTCTCCTCAggacaatttcttcaactacACCATTGTGTGGACAGAAAACGAGTGTGTGTGGTATTTGGAAGGCACCCCAGTAAGAACCCTCTCGAGCGACAACAGCCAGGGTTACCCTCAAACACCCATGTACATCAAAGCAGGCATTTGGGCAGGCGGTGACGACACCAACGAGCCTGGAACCATTGAGTGGGCAGGCGGGTCGACTGATTACAGCCAGGCGCCCTTCACGATgcacatcaagaagttggtggTGGATGACTACTCCACTGGCGATAAGTATGAGTATGGCGACAAGTCTGGAAGCTGGAAGTCGATCAAGGCGGAAAATGGAGAAGTGAACGGGAGAAGCGGGTCCTCCTCCACTAACAAGCAAGGCGACGCAAACAAGTCGAAGTCCAGTTCTTCCAGTTCTTCCAGTTCCTCCAGTTCCTCCAGTTCCTCCAGTTCTTCCAGTTCCTCTagctcaagctcttcagCTGTCTCTTCGAAGAATTCTCCTACGTCTTCGGCTGCCTCATCTACCAGCACGGTTTCTGCTTCCTCTGCCAATGCCGTTGCAGCTTCCACTCACAAAGCTTCGTCGACATCTGGTGATTCCGTGTCTACGAGGCTGCCCTCCACATTGAACACTGTGTtagctgcttcttctggctctggctctggcgGCAGCGATGCCTCATCTACTACAGAAGCTTCTTCCGCTTCTTCCTCGGGTGCTTCGGTGGCCACTGTCTCTTCTGGGGACTTGGCTGCGTCTACTTTCGTTTCTGGTGTGCTTGTGTTTGTCGCTATGGCATTAAACTTTTAG